AGCGCCAGTCCAATGGGTATGAAACAAAGCCGCGTGCCGTGGGCAAACAAGCTGCGCCCGGATATGAAGCCAGTTGTGGGTGACGACCCCAAAGGGCGCGGCAGGATGCTCATACCTACGCCCATGCTCGTGGCGAACGAAATGAAGCGTGTACGCAAAGGCAGGACGATAACCGTGTCCGAATTGCGCGACCGGTTGGCGCGCCAGTTCGGCGCGGATTTCACCTGCCCGCTGGTCACCGGCATCTTCTACAACATCATCGCCGGCGCCGCGGAGGAGTCCATCGCGGCAGGCAAGAAACCACTCGCGCCGTACTGGCGCATCATTCGCGACGACGGATCGCTGAGTCCCAAAACTCCGTTCGGGCCGGAGCGGCAGGCAGAGCATCTGCGCAACGAAGGTCATTGCATCGCTGACGAAGCCGACAAATTCATAGTCGCGTTAAGACAGGCCCACGACGCAGATTAGTCGGATGATCGCGAGCGGGAAGTCGAACTGGGGGAATAGGACCCGGACTGTCCACGCTGGTTTGCGGTCTTGACACCCCCTTCCCCCTTTGCTATAGTTGACTTAGCCCCGCCGGAAGGCGGGGTTTGTTTTGTTAGGCCGCTGGCGTAGCTCAGTTGGTAGAGCAGCTGATTTGTAATCAGCAGGTCGGGGGTTCGAAGCCCTTCGCCAGCTCCATACTGAACTCGCAAGGGTAGACTGAAAGCGATGCGCGCCGGGTCGCGGATAAAGTCGAGATGCGACGCCCACGCCGTAGCTGCGTTTGACTACTCCGCGCTCAGCGACGACTTTGCGCGGCTCGCGAAACCGGCCAAACGGGCGTTGATCAAAAATGACGTCCTGACGGTAAGAGATCTCGCGCGAAGAACGGTCGACGAAGTTGCGGCGTTTCATGGCATTGGCCCTTCGGCCATACCGGTGCTGCGAGAAGCGCTTCAACGGAGCGGATTGTCCTTCAAGAAGCAGTAGCGCCAAATCGGTGCCGGGCGTGCGGCGAACGACGAAAGTTTAATCGGGATTCACGGTGGGATGCCCGAGTGGCTAAAGGGGACGGGCTGTAAACCCGTTGGCTAGCGCCTACGTAGGTTCGAATCCTACTCCCACCACCATTTTAGAAATTTGAGATTTCAAATTTGAGATTTGAGATTTTCCGGCGCGGGAGTAGCTCAGTTGGCTAGAGCGTCAGCCTTCCAAGCTGAGGGTCGCGGGTTCGAGCCCCGTCTCCCGCTCCATTTTCAAACTTGAGATTTGAGATTTGAGATCTCAAATACAAGACGTAGTAGCGCCCGGTCTCCGTGCCGGGCGGAATTGAAGAAACGCCCGCGTAGCTCAGTTGGTAGAGCACCTCCATGGTAAGGAGGGGGTCAGCAGTTCGATTCTGCTCGTGGGCTCCAC
This sequence is a window from Candidatus Hydrogenedentota bacterium. Protein-coding genes within it:
- a CDS encoding MGMT family protein, yielding MGMKQSRVPWANKLRPDMKPVVGDDPKGRGRMLIPTPMLVANEMKRVRKGRTITVSELRDRLARQFGADFTCPLVTGIFYNIIAGAAEESIAAGKKPLAPYWRIIRDDGSLSPKTPFGPERQAEHLRNEGHCIADEADKFIVALRQAHDAD